One Kribbella sp. NBC_00662 genomic region harbors:
- a CDS encoding aminotransferase class V-fold PLP-dependent enzyme: MSILSILEPASTTTARPTVARLVTGSIPATVGSDLLVPLADGRVTDYANFDHGASAPCLESVRASVEAALPSYASVHRGNGYASRITTQWYERAREEVHAFVGARSDDQVIFTRQTTDALNLLARAVPADATVIVFESEHHAALLPWPAERTVRLTAPSSSTEAIKKVADALREAPEGPRLVVITGASNVTGEIFPIAEIANVAKAHGARVCLDAAQLAPHRPVDISTLDVDWVALSGHKLYAPYGAGALIGRSDWLDAADPYLYGGGATHAVTGDTVVWTTGPARHEGGSPNVIGAIALASACAAISKHRDAIEQHERSLLARLRTGLAQIDGVTTYSIFGEDADRVGTVCFTIAGLTSTLVSAALSAEYGVGVRDGKFCAHPLVGHLLADSPEHGTAVRASLGLGTTREHVDRLVNAVRTLATSGPRAEYAETAHGCQPSDDPRDLQAPRIW; this comes from the coding sequence ATGTCGATCCTCTCCATCCTCGAGCCTGCCAGTACGACGACGGCGCGGCCGACGGTCGCCCGGCTGGTCACCGGCAGCATCCCCGCCACGGTCGGTTCGGACCTGCTGGTCCCGCTGGCCGACGGCCGGGTCACCGACTACGCGAACTTCGACCACGGTGCGAGCGCGCCGTGCCTGGAGTCCGTCCGGGCCAGCGTGGAGGCGGCGCTGCCGTCGTACGCGTCGGTGCACCGCGGCAACGGGTACGCCTCACGCATCACCACCCAGTGGTACGAGCGGGCACGTGAAGAGGTGCACGCCTTCGTCGGCGCACGCTCCGACGACCAGGTGATCTTCACCCGGCAGACCACCGACGCGCTCAACCTGCTCGCCCGCGCGGTGCCGGCGGACGCGACCGTCATCGTCTTCGAGTCCGAGCACCACGCTGCCCTGCTCCCCTGGCCGGCCGAGCGGACTGTCCGCCTCACCGCGCCGTCCAGTTCCACAGAAGCCATCAAGAAGGTTGCCGACGCACTCCGCGAGGCTCCCGAAGGCCCGCGGCTCGTCGTGATCACCGGCGCCTCGAACGTCACCGGCGAGATCTTCCCGATCGCGGAGATCGCCAACGTGGCCAAGGCCCACGGCGCACGGGTCTGTCTCGACGCGGCGCAGCTGGCGCCGCATCGTCCGGTCGACATCTCCACCCTGGATGTCGACTGGGTCGCGCTGTCCGGTCACAAGCTCTACGCGCCGTACGGCGCCGGCGCCCTGATCGGCCGCTCCGACTGGCTCGACGCCGCAGATCCTTACCTGTACGGCGGTGGCGCGACGCACGCGGTCACCGGCGACACCGTGGTGTGGACGACCGGCCCGGCGCGGCACGAGGGCGGCTCCCCCAACGTCATCGGAGCCATCGCTCTCGCCAGTGCCTGCGCGGCGATCAGCAAGCACCGCGACGCGATCGAGCAGCACGAGCGCAGCCTGCTGGCCCGCCTACGGACCGGGCTCGCCCAGATCGACGGCGTCACGACGTACTCGATCTTCGGCGAGGACGCGGACCGGGTCGGCACCGTGTGCTTCACCATTGCCGGTCTGACCTCGACACTCGTCTCCGCCGCACTGAGTGCGGAGTACGGCGTCGGCGTACGCGACGGCAAGTTCTGCGCGCACCCGCTCGTCGGCCATCTCCTCGCCGACTCCCCCGAGCACGGTACGGCGGTCCGCGCCAGTCTCGGCCTCGGGACGACCCGCGAGCACGTGGACCGCCTCGTCAACGCAGTACGCACGCTGGCCACCAGTGGTCCGCGGGCGGAGTACGCGGAGACCGCGCACGGCTGTCAGCCGTCCGACGATCCCCGCGACCTCCAAGCTCCGCGCATTTGGTAA
- a CDS encoding DinB family protein, producing MTWRAPAVERPDGSLTAPERELLKGYLDFYRTTLLFKCAGLTASQLAERPSPPSNLSLLGLIRHLTKVERIWFRIHFAETPAEPLFAPELGKDADFELIDPADAQTAYEGLIAEWKLSDEAAADHSLDDRFTFGGTESTLRMIYIHLIGEYGRHCGHADLLREQLDGTTGA from the coding sequence ATGACCTGGAGAGCACCCGCGGTCGAGCGACCGGACGGTTCGCTGACCGCACCTGAACGCGAATTGCTGAAGGGTTATCTGGACTTCTACCGCACCACGCTGCTGTTCAAGTGCGCCGGACTGACGGCCTCGCAACTCGCGGAACGGCCGTCGCCGCCGTCCAACCTGTCGCTGCTCGGCCTGATCCGGCATCTGACCAAGGTCGAGCGGATCTGGTTCCGCATCCACTTCGCCGAGACGCCGGCCGAGCCGCTGTTCGCGCCCGAGCTCGGCAAGGACGCGGACTTCGAGCTGATCGATCCGGCCGACGCGCAGACGGCGTACGAGGGTCTGATCGCAGAGTGGAAGCTGTCCGACGAGGCCGCGGCCGACCACTCGCTCGACGACCGGTTCACGTTCGGCGGGACCGAGTCGACGCTGCGGATGATCTACATCCACCTGATCGGCGAGTACGGCAGGCACTGCGGTCACGCCGACCTCTTGCGAGAACAACTCGACGGCACCACGGGCGCGTAA
- a CDS encoding DUF4184 family protein codes for MPFTLAHPAAVLPLARRPLVASALVAGAVAPDLLYVDPIYRFATQYINGNFTLTLTHEFTSAFWLDPLLALLLLAVFDLVLKRPLIALAPASLAARLPVATGFPPFRWSVVSAVLGALTHVIWDSFTHGDGYFVRQLPGVFRATVTPAWDVNRILQYVSTLGGCLVLAIWLYRWYRRTAPSVTPRDPVAPWVRYLVVAGGLLLAATGAIVEVGRAEGDLSGETAVRLVLSGLVSGGLAALAWYVVVWHLIRLRRRVVTL; via the coding sequence GTGCCGTTCACCCTCGCCCACCCTGCAGCGGTCCTCCCGCTGGCCCGGCGGCCTCTCGTGGCATCAGCCCTGGTTGCCGGGGCGGTGGCTCCCGACCTGCTGTACGTCGATCCGATCTACCGGTTCGCCACGCAGTACATCAACGGCAACTTCACGCTGACTCTCACCCACGAGTTCACCTCGGCGTTCTGGCTGGACCCGCTTCTGGCGCTCCTGCTGCTTGCGGTGTTCGATCTCGTCCTCAAGCGCCCGCTCATCGCCCTGGCTCCCGCCTCGCTCGCTGCCCGGCTGCCGGTCGCGACAGGCTTCCCGCCGTTCCGGTGGAGCGTGGTGTCGGCGGTCCTGGGTGCGCTGACCCACGTCATCTGGGACTCCTTCACCCACGGCGACGGCTACTTCGTCCGCCAGTTGCCCGGCGTCTTCCGTGCCACGGTGACGCCGGCCTGGGACGTCAACCGCATCCTTCAGTACGTCAGCACGCTCGGCGGCTGTCTCGTCCTGGCGATCTGGCTTTACCGCTGGTACCGCCGTACCGCGCCGTCGGTCACTCCCCGTGACCCGGTCGCTCCCTGGGTGAGATACCTCGTGGTCGCCGGCGGGCTCTTGCTCGCCGCCACCGGCGCCATCGTCGAAGTCGGCCGGGCAGAGGGCGACCTGAGCGGTGAAACAGCGGTCCGGCTGGTCCTCTCGGGTCTCGTCTCGGGCGGTCTGGCCGCGCTCGCCTGGTACGTCGTGGTGTGGCACCTGATCCGCTTGCGGAGACGTGTGGTCACGCTGTGA
- a CDS encoding DNA translocase FtsK 4TM domain-containing protein produces MATRTSSPARAQKSAAKRPSTARSAAGGRSRPSGAQKRGQSTKRGGASPARTSTPKNSGPGPFAAAMLALCRGVVKVWIGIAHLLGSMVRGIGHSARDLEPEHRRDGAGLFLIGLAVVVAAAIWWDLPGAVGNGVRTVVGGSIGMLGWALPLMLLLIAIRTLRHPDHNGPAGRQVIGWTAVCLGVLGLIHIANGLPRPSNPADGPLREAGGAIGYFVSSFLSDLLTQYVAAPLLVLLSIFGALVITGTPVYAIPLRFRAAFDVLMGRTALPEDAPSVVAAPTDDTVRLTRKQRRAKAAELEEDGEPTVKPYDSPVLEGREISKRGRKTKAPATEEDAYDVDASDVTPEPAFEAAVVPSKPSAPPPEPPPHTPLPQRVEQLSLSGDITYTLPDGQMLKPGSVHKARTKASDQVVDRLTEVFEQFGIDAQVTGYTRGPTVTRYEVELGSAVKVEKVTALSKNIAYAVASADVRILSPIPGKSAIGIEIPNTDKEIVSLGDVIRSATARNDHHPMVAGLGKDVEGGFVVANMAKMPHLLVAGATGSGKSSFVNSLITSILMRATPDEVRMILVDPKRVELNNYEGIPHLITPIITNAKKAAEALQWVVREMDMRYDDLAAFGFRHVDDFNKAVRGGKVKPPPGSERVLTPYPYLLVIVDELADLMMVAPRDVEDSIVRITQLARAAGIHLVLATQRPSVDVVTGLIKANVPSRLAFATSSLADSRVILDQPGAEKLVGQGDGLFLPMGASKPMRIQGAWVTESEIRGVVEHCKTQLEPTYREDVTVAAGPSKDLDDEIGDDLDLVVQAAELIVSTQFGSTSMLQRKLRVGFAKAGRLMDILESRGVVGPSEGSKARDVLVKPDDLEDFITTLRGE; encoded by the coding sequence ATGGCGACCCGCACGTCTTCCCCGGCGCGGGCGCAGAAGTCGGCAGCCAAACGGCCGAGCACGGCTCGTTCGGCTGCTGGTGGACGCTCCCGTCCGTCCGGCGCCCAGAAGCGTGGGCAGAGCACGAAACGCGGAGGAGCATCCCCCGCGCGGACCAGCACGCCCAAGAACAGCGGACCGGGCCCGTTCGCGGCCGCCATGCTCGCTCTGTGCCGCGGGGTGGTGAAGGTCTGGATCGGCATCGCCCATCTGCTCGGCAGCATGGTGCGGGGGATCGGCCACAGCGCCCGCGACCTGGAGCCGGAGCATCGCCGTGACGGCGCCGGCCTGTTCCTGATCGGCCTCGCGGTCGTCGTGGCGGCTGCGATCTGGTGGGATCTGCCGGGCGCGGTCGGCAACGGCGTACGCACGGTAGTCGGCGGCAGCATCGGCATGCTCGGTTGGGCGCTGCCGTTGATGCTCCTGCTGATCGCGATCCGCACGCTGCGTCACCCGGACCACAACGGTCCGGCCGGTCGACAGGTGATCGGGTGGACCGCGGTCTGCCTCGGCGTACTCGGCCTGATCCACATCGCCAACGGCCTGCCCCGCCCCAGCAACCCGGCCGACGGCCCGCTGCGTGAAGCCGGCGGCGCGATCGGATACTTCGTCTCGTCGTTCCTGTCGGACCTGCTCACGCAGTACGTCGCCGCGCCGCTGCTGGTCCTGCTGTCGATCTTCGGCGCACTGGTCATCACCGGCACGCCGGTGTACGCGATCCCGCTGCGGTTCCGCGCGGCGTTCGACGTACTGATGGGTCGTACGGCGCTGCCCGAGGACGCTCCGTCCGTCGTTGCTGCGCCGACCGACGACACGGTCCGGCTGACCCGCAAGCAGCGTCGTGCCAAGGCGGCCGAGCTCGAAGAGGACGGTGAGCCGACGGTCAAGCCGTACGACTCGCCGGTGCTCGAGGGGCGCGAGATCTCCAAGCGCGGGCGCAAGACGAAGGCCCCAGCGACGGAGGAGGACGCGTACGACGTCGACGCCTCCGATGTCACTCCTGAGCCGGCCTTCGAAGCGGCCGTTGTGCCTAGCAAGCCGTCCGCCCCGCCGCCCGAGCCGCCGCCGCACACGCCGCTCCCGCAGCGCGTCGAGCAGCTGAGCCTGTCCGGCGACATCACGTACACGCTTCCGGACGGGCAGATGCTCAAGCCCGGCTCGGTGCACAAGGCCCGGACCAAGGCGTCCGACCAGGTCGTCGACCGGCTGACCGAGGTGTTCGAGCAGTTCGGCATCGATGCCCAGGTCACCGGCTACACCCGCGGTCCGACAGTCACGCGGTACGAGGTCGAGCTCGGCTCGGCGGTGAAGGTCGAGAAGGTCACCGCGCTGTCGAAGAACATCGCCTACGCGGTGGCGTCGGCCGACGTCCGCATCCTGTCGCCGATCCCGGGCAAGTCCGCGATCGGTATCGAGATCCCGAACACCGACAAGGAGATCGTCAGCCTCGGCGACGTGATCCGGTCGGCGACCGCGCGCAACGATCACCACCCGATGGTGGCCGGGCTGGGCAAGGACGTCGAAGGCGGCTTCGTCGTCGCGAACATGGCGAAGATGCCGCACCTGCTGGTCGCGGGTGCGACCGGCTCGGGCAAGTCGTCGTTCGTCAACTCGCTGATCACGTCGATCCTGATGCGCGCCACGCCCGACGAGGTGCGGATGATCCTGGTCGACCCGAAGCGGGTCGAGTTGAACAACTACGAGGGCATCCCGCACCTGATCACGCCGATCATCACCAACGCCAAGAAGGCGGCCGAGGCGCTGCAGTGGGTCGTCCGCGAGATGGACATGCGCTACGACGACCTCGCCGCGTTCGGGTTCCGGCACGTCGACGACTTCAACAAGGCGGTCCGCGGCGGCAAGGTGAAGCCGCCGCCGGGCTCCGAGCGCGTGCTCACGCCGTACCCGTATCTGCTGGTGATCGTCGACGAGCTCGCCGACCTGATGATGGTCGCGCCGCGTGACGTCGAGGACTCGATCGTCCGGATCACCCAGCTGGCGCGGGCGGCCGGTATCCACCTGGTGCTCGCCACGCAGCGGCCCTCGGTGGACGTCGTGACCGGTCTGATCAAGGCGAACGTGCCGTCGCGACTGGCGTTCGCGACCTCGTCGCTGGCCGACAGCCGCGTCATCCTGGACCAGCCGGGTGCGGAGAAGCTGGTGGGTCAGGGTGACGGTCTGTTCCTGCCGATGGGCGCGAGCAAGCCGATGCGTATCCAGGGCGCGTGGGTCACGGAGTCCGAGATCCGTGGCGTGGTCGAGCACTGCAAGACGCAGCTCGAGCCGACGTACCGCGAGGACGTCACGGTCGCGGCCGGTCCGAGCAAGGACCTCGACGACGAGATCGGCGACGATCTCGACCTGGTGGTGCAGGCCGCCGAACTGATCGTTTCGACCCAGTTCGGCTCGACGTCGATGTTGCAGCGTAAGCTCCGCGTCGGTTTCGCCAAGGCCGGCCGGCTGATGGACATCCTGGAGAGCCGCGGCGTCGTCGGTCCCAGTGAAGGTTCGAAGGCCAGGGACGTCCTGGTCAAGCCTGACGACCTAGAGGACTTCATCACCACCCTCCGAGGAGAGTGA
- a CDS encoding helix-turn-helix domain-containing protein: protein MSIGSDLTAARERADMTIEQLSAATRIRTGLLIAMEADDFSRCGGNFYARGHIRAIARVVKADPAPLIAAFDAEHAVEEEKSRREERAAAKGPTLRPARPRWAIVVGAILVILMGWGMVRLFTLPSDIEANASKTAVTTATVTTPTPKAPVTPTVRPTKKPTTTKPPVLMTALTLTARNDGTYLTVRDKKNRRLFQGRLSPGIAQSVTSSGDIRVTVGNPGNLIVTLNGKRVPTKLYKFTAHPNGTLSKTAGNS from the coding sequence GTGAGCATCGGCAGCGATCTCACGGCGGCCCGCGAGCGGGCCGACATGACGATCGAGCAGCTGAGCGCTGCGACCCGGATCAGAACCGGGCTGCTGATCGCCATGGAGGCCGACGATTTCTCCCGCTGCGGTGGGAATTTCTACGCCCGTGGTCACATCCGCGCCATCGCCCGCGTGGTGAAGGCCGACCCCGCTCCGCTGATCGCGGCGTTCGACGCCGAGCACGCGGTCGAGGAGGAGAAGTCCCGCCGCGAGGAACGTGCCGCCGCCAAAGGCCCGACGCTCCGCCCGGCCCGCCCGCGCTGGGCGATCGTCGTCGGCGCGATCCTGGTCATCCTGATGGGCTGGGGGATGGTGCGGCTGTTCACGCTGCCCAGCGACATCGAGGCGAACGCGTCGAAGACCGCTGTCACCACGGCAACGGTCACCACGCCGACCCCGAAGGCACCCGTCACGCCGACCGTCCGGCCGACCAAGAAGCCGACGACCACCAAGCCGCCGGTGCTGATGACCGCGCTGACGCTGACGGCGAGGAACGACGGCACGTATCTGACGGTTCGCGACAAGAAGAACCGTCGCCTGTTCCAGGGCCGGCTCAGCCCCGGTATCGCGCAGTCCGTGACCAGTTCCGGCGACATCCGCGTGACCGTGGGCAACCCCGGCAACCTCATCGTCACGCTGAACGGCAAGCGTGTCCCCACCAAGCTCTACAAGTTCACCGCACACCCGAACGGGACTCTCAGCAAGACCGCCGGCAACTCCTGA
- the rimO gene encoding 30S ribosomal protein S12 methylthiotransferase RimO, whose product MNTQPTTVALVTLGCARNDVDSEELAGRLEAGGFRLVDDAAEADTVVVNTCGFVEAAKKDSVDTLLAAADYKESGRTQAVVAVGCLAERYGDQLAEALPETDAVLSFDDYTDISDRLRSILAGNKHQPHVPRDRRKLLPLAPADRHSTPGVALPGHGDQSSGPAPVLGDHIPEQLRPVGDASAADGVTEPATALKGRFVTGAPEELKIDAPDLAAAPASGPRVMRRRLDGGPMAPLKLASGCDRRCAFCAIPMFRGAFVSRRPAEVLREAEWLAENGVRELFLVSENSTSYGKDLGDLRLLETLVGEIAQVPGIIRVRVSYLQPAEMRPTLISAMTSTPGVVPYFDLSFQHASGPLLRRMRRFGDSERFLELIAQVRATAPTAGIRSNVIVGFPGETEEDVDTLCDFLSRAGLDAIGVFGYSDEDGTEAETYDGKLDEDTIAARLDRVTRLAEDLTSARAESRIGELLEVLIESTDTLDPDDELEPTAVAAAGRTGEGRAAHQGPEVDGSTTVTGLPDGVRVGDLVSAKVVASDGVDLITEFAALVSTPDTRPAANLTA is encoded by the coding sequence ATGAATACGCAACCCACCACTGTCGCCCTGGTCACGCTGGGCTGTGCCCGCAACGATGTCGACTCCGAGGAACTGGCCGGCCGGCTCGAGGCCGGTGGCTTCCGATTGGTCGACGACGCCGCTGAGGCGGACACGGTGGTGGTGAACACCTGCGGATTCGTCGAGGCCGCGAAGAAGGACTCCGTCGACACCCTGCTCGCCGCCGCCGACTACAAGGAGTCCGGCCGTACGCAGGCCGTCGTCGCGGTCGGCTGCCTCGCCGAACGGTACGGCGACCAGCTCGCCGAAGCCCTCCCCGAAACCGACGCGGTCCTGAGCTTCGACGACTACACCGACATCTCGGACCGCCTCCGCTCGATCCTCGCCGGCAACAAGCACCAGCCGCACGTCCCCCGCGACCGCCGCAAACTCCTCCCACTGGCCCCCGCCGACCGCCACTCCACCCCCGGAGTAGCCCTCCCCGGCCACGGCGACCAGAGCTCGGGACCTGCGCCGGTTCTCGGCGATCACATTCCCGAGCAGCTCAGGCCCGTTGGTGACGCGTCCGCTGCCGACGGCGTGACCGAGCCGGCAACTGCACTCAAGGGCCGCTTCGTCACCGGTGCACCGGAAGAGCTCAAGATCGATGCACCCGACCTCGCGGCCGCCCCCGCCAGCGGGCCACGGGTGATGCGGCGACGCCTCGACGGCGGACCGATGGCGCCGCTGAAGCTCGCCTCCGGCTGCGACCGCCGGTGCGCGTTCTGCGCGATCCCGATGTTCCGCGGCGCGTTCGTGTCCCGCCGCCCCGCCGAAGTACTGCGTGAGGCCGAGTGGCTGGCGGAGAACGGCGTACGCGAGCTCTTCCTCGTCTCCGAGAACTCCACTTCGTACGGCAAGGACCTCGGCGACCTCCGCCTGCTCGAGACCCTCGTCGGCGAGATCGCCCAGGTCCCCGGCATCATCCGCGTCCGGGTCTCGTACCTGCAGCCCGCCGAGATGCGGCCCACCCTGATCAGCGCGATGACCTCCACCCCGGGCGTCGTTCCGTACTTCGATCTCTCGTTCCAGCACGCCTCCGGCCCGCTGCTGCGTCGCATGCGCCGCTTCGGCGACTCGGAGCGCTTCCTCGAACTGATCGCCCAGGTCCGCGCCACCGCCCCGACCGCCGGCATCCGCAGCAACGTGATCGTCGGCTTCCCGGGCGAGACCGAGGAAGACGTCGACACCCTCTGCGACTTCCTGTCCCGCGCCGGCCTCGACGCGATCGGCGTCTTCGGGTACTCCGACGAGGACGGCACCGAAGCCGAGACCTATGACGGCAAACTCGACGAAGACACCATCGCCGCCCGCCTCGACCGAGTCACCCGCCTGGCCGAAGACCTGACCTCTGCCCGAGCCGAATCCCGCATCGGCGAACTCCTTGAAGTCCTCATCGAGTCCACCGACACACTCGACCCCGACGACGAGCTGGAGCCCACTGCAGTGGCTGCTGCCGGGCGGACCGGTGAGGGGCGGGCTGCGCATCAGGGGCCCGAGGTGGATGGGTCGACAACGGTGACCGGGCTCCCGGACGGGGTGCGGGTCGGCGATCTGGTGTCGGCGAAGGTGGTGGCGAGTGACGGTGTCGACCTGATCACCGAGTTCGCCGCGCTCGTGAGCACCCCGGACACCCGTCCGGCAGCTAACCTGACCGCGTGA
- the pgsA gene encoding CDP-diacylglycerol--glycerol-3-phosphate 3-phosphatidyltransferase: MTNPPTNPAPRAAGGHLHAPSAWNVPNALTVLRLVLVPLFVWLLLREGGHTDSNRLLATAAFVVAIVTDRFDGDIARRWNLVTNFGKIADPIADKALTGAAFIGLSYLGELPWWVTIVVMVREWGVTALRFWVIRHGVMPASRGGKLKTVLQAIALGLYLLPWQELKILHWTAITIMAAAVLVTIITGLDYVGRALRLRAAAKRPLP; encoded by the coding sequence GTGACCAACCCGCCAACGAACCCTGCACCGCGCGCCGCGGGCGGGCATCTCCACGCGCCCAGCGCCTGGAACGTGCCCAACGCGCTCACGGTCCTGCGGCTGGTCCTGGTACCGCTGTTCGTCTGGCTCCTGCTCCGCGAAGGCGGTCACACCGACAGCAACCGGCTGCTCGCCACCGCCGCGTTCGTGGTCGCGATCGTCACCGACCGCTTCGACGGCGATATCGCCCGCCGCTGGAACCTGGTCACGAACTTCGGCAAGATCGCCGACCCCATCGCCGACAAAGCCCTCACCGGAGCAGCCTTCATAGGCCTCTCCTACCTCGGCGAACTCCCGTGGTGGGTCACCATCGTCGTCATGGTCCGCGAGTGGGGCGTCACAGCCCTCCGCTTCTGGGTAATCCGCCACGGCGTCATGCCCGCCAGCCGAGGCGGAAAACTCAAAACCGTCCTCCAGGCGATCGCCCTGGGCCTCTACCTCCTCCCGTGGCAGGAGCTGAAGATCCTCCACTGGACCGCCATCACGATCATGGCCGCCGCCGTACTCGTCACCATCATCACCGGCCTCGACTACGTCGGCCGAGCCCTCCGCCTCCGCGCCGCCGCCAAACGCCCCCTCCCATAA
- a CDS encoding DUF2332 domain-containing protein, with protein MPKPTGEAAGTSRKNSKLAQMYRRYAEVDAPKISPLYERLALALSESDAALEAIETAPARKRNPALILAALHNLALTGQAPALTTAYKAAATSATPADSATVANDDSAVEAAIRTLVELTDAVVAVVSARKVRANMDGNHAVLYPAIAEVARRVEANAIGLIDVGCSAGFNLNVDRVGINYGNGQSLGDPSSPVQVSASIVKDQAVPTHMMPEVVARIGIDLEPIDTSDADEAQWLRACLPPDQPERIERLEGELDLTASAPPFMMQAEVVELLPAALARVPAGALPVVTTTWALSDLPLESRLRFLQCLDAAATKRPIAWVSVEGVGVAPAIPTFGDRPASGHSIIGLAVFGHSTLQAEGVGRCWLRGQMLAWLADS; from the coding sequence GTGCCGAAACCGACTGGTGAAGCCGCGGGTACGTCGCGGAAGAACAGCAAACTCGCGCAGATGTACCGCCGATACGCAGAGGTCGACGCCCCGAAAATCTCCCCTCTGTACGAGCGCCTCGCCCTCGCCCTGAGCGAGTCCGACGCCGCCCTCGAGGCGATCGAAACCGCACCCGCCCGCAAGCGGAACCCGGCCCTCATCCTCGCCGCCCTCCACAACCTGGCCCTCACTGGCCAAGCTCCAGCCCTCACCACCGCCTACAAAGCAGCAGCCACCTCGGCAACACCGGCGGACTCTGCGACGGTCGCGAACGACGACTCAGCTGTAGAGGCTGCGATTCGGACGCTGGTCGAGCTGACAGACGCCGTGGTGGCTGTTGTCTCAGCGCGGAAGGTACGGGCCAACATGGATGGCAATCACGCCGTCCTGTATCCGGCGATCGCCGAGGTCGCGCGGAGGGTCGAGGCAAACGCAATCGGGCTGATCGACGTGGGCTGCTCGGCCGGGTTCAACCTCAACGTCGATCGCGTCGGCATCAACTACGGCAACGGACAATCGCTCGGTGACCCGTCGTCTCCTGTGCAGGTATCAGCGTCAATCGTGAAAGACCAGGCCGTTCCGACACACATGATGCCCGAAGTCGTCGCGCGGATCGGCATCGACCTCGAGCCGATCGACACGAGCGATGCAGACGAGGCTCAATGGCTGCGTGCCTGCCTGCCGCCCGATCAACCGGAGCGGATAGAGAGGCTCGAAGGGGAGCTGGACCTAACGGCGTCGGCGCCTCCTTTCATGATGCAAGCTGAGGTTGTCGAACTGCTGCCTGCTGCCCTTGCTCGCGTGCCGGCAGGTGCCCTGCCCGTGGTCACCACGACGTGGGCACTCTCGGATCTGCCGCTGGAGAGCCGTCTGCGCTTCCTGCAATGTCTCGATGCAGCGGCGACCAAGCGGCCGATCGCCTGGGTATCGGTGGAGGGAGTCGGAGTCGCGCCGGCGATCCCCACCTTCGGTGACCGCCCTGCGTCCGGGCACAGCATCATCGGTCTGGCCGTCTTCGGCCATTCGACCCTGCAGGCTGAAGGCGTGGGACGTTGCTGGTTGCGTGGTCAGATGCTGGCGTGGCTGGCGGACTCATAG
- a CDS encoding CinA family protein encodes MAVERLVGLLMERRVTVATAESLTGGMVGAVLTDVPGVSAVYRGGVVVYATDLKAKLAGVPEELLAAVGPVHADTAAALASGVRERLEADYGLATTGVAGPDPQAGIEAGTVYVAAAGPGSVQVRKLQLSGDRAAVRRGSVQAVLELGAAVVAEELD; translated from the coding sequence ATGGCGGTCGAGCGGTTGGTGGGCCTGTTGATGGAACGGCGCGTGACGGTTGCCACCGCTGAGTCGTTGACAGGTGGGATGGTCGGGGCGGTTCTGACGGATGTGCCGGGGGTGTCGGCTGTGTATCGGGGTGGCGTGGTCGTGTACGCGACCGACCTGAAGGCCAAGCTCGCCGGCGTGCCAGAGGAGCTACTGGCTGCTGTGGGCCCGGTCCACGCGGACACGGCTGCCGCATTGGCCAGCGGCGTACGGGAGCGTCTGGAGGCGGACTACGGGCTTGCCACGACCGGTGTAGCCGGTCCGGACCCGCAGGCGGGCATCGAGGCCGGCACGGTGTACGTCGCCGCGGCCGGACCGGGATCTGTCCAGGTGCGCAAGCTGCAATTGTCCGGTGACCGAGCCGCCGTACGCCGGGGGAGCGTACAGGCCGTTTTGGAACTCGGAGCCGCCGTTGTGGCGGAAGAACTCGACTGA
- a CDS encoding helix-turn-helix domain-containing protein, whose amino-acid sequence MVLVRGLLGDVLRRKRLRQGRTLREVSADARVSLGYLSEVERGQKEASSELLAAICTALDVPLSTVFAEVSEDLAREEALVLAHPTIEPEVVASAA is encoded by the coding sequence ATGGTGCTGGTTCGTGGCCTGCTGGGCGACGTTCTGCGGCGCAAGCGGCTGCGCCAGGGGCGCACTCTCCGCGAGGTGTCCGCTGACGCTCGGGTCAGCCTCGGTTACCTGTCCGAGGTCGAGCGCGGCCAGAAGGAAGCCTCCAGCGAACTGCTGGCAGCGATCTGCACGGCGCTCGATGTGCCGCTGTCGACGGTCTTCGCCGAGGTGAGCGAGGATCTGGCCCGCGAAGAGGCCCTGGTGCTGGCGCACCCTACTATCGAGCCGGAGGTTGTGGCCTCCGCGGCCTGA